From Companilactobacillus heilongjiangensis, one genomic window encodes:
- the eno gene encoding phosphopyruvate hydratase, producing the protein MSVITDILGREVLDSRGNPTVEVELYTELGGFGRALVPSGASTGEHEAVELRDGDKSRFGGKGVLKAVANVNDKIAKKVIGMDATDQRAIDQAMIDLDGTPNKGELGANAILGVSLAAARAAADELGLPLYEYLGGPNAHVMPTPMMNVINGGKHADNNVDFQEFMIVPVGAKSMREAVRMGSETFHSLKAVLESRGLNTAVGDEGGFAPDLENNEAPFKILVEAIEKAGYKPGEDVAIGFDCASSEFYNAETHKYELKGEGENGAVLSTDEFIDLLAGIVDKYPVITIEDPIDENEWEDWQKVTAKLGKKVQLVGDDLFVTNTDYLKKGIEMGVSNSILIKLNQIGTLTETFEAIEMAKEAGFTAVVSHRSGETEDTTIADLVVATNAGQIKTGSMSRTDRIAKYNQLMRIEDQLGDQAEYKGIKSFYNLKK; encoded by the coding sequence ATGTCTGTAATTACTGATATTTTAGGCCGTGAAGTTCTTGATTCACGTGGTAACCCAACTGTTGAAGTTGAACTATATACTGAACTAGGTGGCTTTGGCCGCGCACTTGTTCCATCAGGTGCTTCAACTGGTGAACACGAAGCTGTTGAATTACGTGATGGCGACAAATCACGTTTTGGTGGCAAGGGTGTTCTTAAAGCCGTTGCTAACGTAAACGACAAGATTGCTAAAAAGGTTATCGGCATGGATGCTACTGACCAACGTGCAATTGACCAAGCAATGATCGACTTAGATGGTACACCTAACAAGGGTGAACTTGGTGCTAACGCTATTCTTGGTGTTTCACTAGCTGCTGCTCGTGCTGCTGCTGACGAATTAGGTCTTCCATTGTACGAATATCTTGGTGGTCCTAATGCTCACGTAATGCCAACACCTATGATGAACGTTATCAATGGTGGTAAGCATGCTGACAACAACGTTGACTTCCAAGAATTCATGATCGTTCCCGTTGGTGCAAAATCAATGCGTGAAGCTGTTCGTATGGGTTCAGAAACATTCCACTCACTTAAAGCTGTTCTTGAAAGCCGTGGCTTGAACACAGCCGTTGGTGATGAAGGTGGATTTGCTCCTGACCTTGAAAACAACGAAGCTCCTTTCAAGATTTTGGTTGAAGCTATTGAAAAGGCTGGTTACAAACCTGGCGAAGACGTTGCTATTGGTTTTGACTGTGCTTCATCAGAATTCTACAATGCTGAAACACACAAGTACGAACTAAAGGGTGAAGGCGAAAACGGTGCTGTTCTTTCAACAGACGAATTTATCGACTTGCTTGCTGGTATCGTTGACAAGTACCCAGTTATTACAATCGAAGATCCTATCGATGAAAATGAATGGGAAGACTGGCAAAAAGTTACTGCTAAACTTGGTAAGAAAGTACAACTTGTTGGTGATGACTTGTTCGTTACAAACACAGACTACTTGAAGAAGGGTATTGAAATGGGAGTTTCAAACTCAATCCTTATCAAGCTTAACCAAATCGGTACACTTACAGAAACATTCGAAGCTATCGAAATGGCTAAAGAAGCTGGCTTTACAGCCGTTGTTTCTCACCGTTCAGGTGAAACAGAAGATACTACAATTGCTGACCTTGTTGTTGCTACAAACGCAGGTCAAATCAAGACTGGTTCAATGAGCCGTACAGACCGTATTGCTAAGTACAACCAATTGATGAGAATTGAAGATCAACTTGGCGACCAAGCTGAATACAAAGGTATCAAGAGTTTCTACAACTTGAAGAAATAA
- the tpiA gene encoding triose-phosphate isomerase — MRTPIIAGNWKMNKNPKETQEFLDGIKGKLPESGVETIIGAPAIDLTTLVAGAEGTPLKTAAENSYFEESGAFTGETSPKALDEMGIDYVIIGHSERRQYFGETDEDINKKAHAILKNNMLPIICCGETLEQREAGKAEDWVTGQIENAVKGISAADLAKSVIAYEPIWAIGTGKTATADQAQEMVHVIREKVASLYDADTADKVRILYGGSVKPANVKELMAKEDIDGGLVGGASMDPESFIALATFNK, encoded by the coding sequence ATGCGTACACCTATTATTGCGGGTAACTGGAAGATGAACAAAAATCCTAAAGAAACCCAAGAATTTTTAGACGGTATCAAAGGTAAATTACCAGAATCTGGCGTAGAAACTATTATTGGTGCTCCAGCCATTGACCTTACAACACTTGTTGCAGGTGCCGAAGGTACACCATTAAAGACTGCTGCTGAAAACTCATACTTTGAAGAATCTGGTGCATTTACTGGTGAAACTTCACCAAAGGCTCTTGACGAAATGGGTATTGACTATGTAATTATTGGTCACTCAGAAAGACGTCAATACTTCGGTGAAACTGATGAAGACATTAACAAGAAAGCTCACGCTATCTTGAAGAACAACATGTTGCCTATCATCTGCTGTGGTGAAACTCTAGAACAACGTGAAGCTGGCAAGGCTGAAGACTGGGTTACTGGTCAAATCGAAAATGCTGTTAAAGGTATTTCTGCTGCTGACTTAGCTAAATCAGTTATCGCTTACGAACCAATCTGGGCTATCGGTACTGGTAAGACTGCTACTGCTGACCAAGCACAAGAAATGGTTCATGTAATCCGTGAAAAGGTTGCTAGTCTTTACGATGCAGATACTGCTGACAAAGTACGTATCCTTTACGGTGGTTCTGTTAAACCAGCCAATGTTAAAGAATTAATGGCTAAAGAAGATATTGATGGTGGACTTGTTGGTGGTGCATCAATGGATCCAGAATCATTTATCGCTTTAGCAACTTTCAATAAATAA